The following coding sequences lie in one Polyodon spathula isolate WHYD16114869_AA chromosome 37, ASM1765450v1, whole genome shotgun sequence genomic window:
- the pafah1b3 gene encoding platelet-activating factor acetylhydrolase IB subunit gamma: MMSDGDSNPAATPTAAADLHGDGRWLSLHHRFVSDSKDKEPEVLFVGDCLVQLLHQFEVWRELFSPLHALNFGMGGDCTQHVLWRLQNGELDHINPKIIVLWVGTNNHGDSAEQVAEGIGAIVRLIHGKQPTAKVLILGLLPRGRSPNALRVKNARVNQLIQEALPSLPGASFLDVDPGFVLSDGTISHHDMYDYLHLTRAGYATVCQPIHTRLLAMLEQQKI; this comes from the exons ATGATGAGTGACGGAGACTCGAACCCAGCTGCCACCCCCACAGCGGCTGCTGACCTGCACGGAGACGGACGCTGGCTCTCCTTG CATCACCGCTTCGTGTCGGACAGCAAGGACAAGGAGCCAGAGGTCCTGTTTGTGGGAGACTGTCTGGTCCAGCTGCTGCACCAGTTCGAG GTTTGGCGGGAGCTCTTTTCTCCTCTCCACGCCCTCAATTTCGGAATGGGGGGAGACTGCACGCAGCATGTTCTGTGGAGGCTGCAGAACGGAGAGCTGGACCATATAAACCCaaag ATTATAGTGCTCTGGGTGGGGACCAATAACCACGGAGACAGTGCTGAGCAGGTCGCGGAAGGAATCGGAGCCATCGTCAGACTGATCCACGGCAAGCAGCCCACAGCCAAAGTCCTCATACTG GGTCTCCTGCCTCGTGGAAGGAGCCCCAACGCTCTGCGGGTGAAGAACGCCCGCGTGAACCAGCTGATCCAGGAGGCCCTGCCCTCCCTGCCTGGCGCCTCCTTCCTGGACGTGGACCCCGGCTTCGTCCTCTCCGACGGGACCATCTCCCACCACGACATGTACGACTACCTGCACCTCACCCGGGCCGGCTATGCCACCGTGTGCCAGCCCATCCACACCCGGCTGCTCGCCATGCTGGAGCAGCAGAAAATATAA